In Rhabdothermincola sediminis, the following are encoded in one genomic region:
- a CDS encoding tyrosine-type recombinase/integrase, whose protein sequence is MTKAKASWGSVRKLPSGRYQARYRVDGKMAAAPTTFRTKRDAEAYLSTVRADMERGTWVNPIAGKVTLREYSTKWLEQRPDLRPRTVELYEGELRLHILPVLGDLELAKITPSKVRDWHSGMLKAGKPGPTTVAKCYRLLHAILNTAVADELLVRNPCVIKGAGQEKAPERPIASIPQVFEIADTIEPRFRAMVLVGAFVGLRLGEMLALTRERIDLLHGRIKVVEQYQELKDGTHILGPPKSDAGIRTVAIPAMLKPELEAHLATYAAPGKKGLVFCGANGQPLRRATWYSAWNRTMTELGIEGMKPHDLRHTGNTLAAMTGASTKELMARFGQSTSRAALIYQHATQGRDHEIADALNGLIEAKLKQRPTGTEGATTSG, encoded by the coding sequence ATGACAAAGGCCAAGGCGTCGTGGGGCAGCGTGCGCAAGCTGCCGTCCGGGCGATACCAGGCGCGCTACCGGGTCGACGGGAAGATGGCCGCCGCGCCGACGACGTTCCGGACCAAGCGCGATGCCGAGGCGTACCTATCGACGGTGCGAGCCGACATGGAGCGCGGGACGTGGGTGAACCCGATCGCCGGGAAGGTGACGCTTCGCGAGTACTCGACGAAGTGGCTGGAGCAACGACCGGATCTTCGACCTCGCACCGTCGAGCTGTACGAGGGCGAGCTGCGGCTTCACATCCTCCCAGTGCTCGGCGACCTCGAGTTGGCGAAGATCACGCCGAGCAAGGTGCGGGACTGGCACTCGGGGATGCTCAAGGCCGGCAAGCCGGGCCCGACCACGGTGGCAAAGTGCTACCGGCTGCTACACGCCATCCTGAACACGGCGGTGGCCGACGAGCTGCTCGTGCGGAACCCGTGCGTGATCAAGGGCGCCGGCCAGGAGAAGGCACCCGAGCGGCCGATCGCCTCGATCCCCCAGGTGTTCGAGATCGCCGACACGATCGAGCCACGCTTCCGGGCGATGGTGCTCGTCGGTGCCTTCGTCGGGCTGCGCCTCGGCGAGATGCTGGCGCTCACCCGCGAGCGGATCGATCTGCTACACGGCCGCATCAAGGTGGTCGAGCAGTACCAGGAACTGAAGGACGGCACGCACATCCTGGGCCCGCCGAAGTCCGACGCCGGCATCCGCACCGTGGCCATCCCAGCGATGCTCAAGCCCGAACTAGAGGCGCACCTCGCCACCTACGCAGCGCCGGGCAAGAAGGGCCTCGTGTTCTGTGGAGCGAACGGGCAGCCGCTGCGCCGGGCAACGTGGTACTCAGCGTGGAACCGAACGATGACCGAGCTGGGCATCGAGGGCATGAAGCCCCACGACCTCCGCCACACCGGCAACACGCTCGCCGCGATGACGGGCGCGAGCACGAAGGAGCTGATGGCGAGGTTCGGTCAGTCGACCTCGCGTGCGGCCCTCATCTACCAGCACGCCACCCAGGGCCGCGACCACGAGATCGCCGACGCGCTCAACGGCCTCATCGAGGCAAAGCTCAAGCAGCGCCCGACGGGAACGGAAGGGGCGACGACGAGCGGATGA
- the dcd gene encoding dCTP deaminase has product MILSDRTIREEIEAGRIVVDPLDPSCIQPSSVDLHIDRYFRVFRNHTMGFIDVKQNLEDLTELVEIGEDDVFILHPGEFVLGSTSERVALPNDLVARLEGKSSLGRLGLLIHSTAGFVDAGWDGQLTLELSNVANLPITLYPGMKIGQISFIRMTTEAENPYGSPAVGSKYQGQKGPRPSRYWENFG; this is encoded by the coding sequence GTGATCCTGTCTGACCGCACCATCCGTGAGGAGATCGAGGCCGGCCGCATCGTCGTCGACCCCCTCGATCCGTCGTGCATCCAGCCCAGCTCGGTCGACCTGCACATCGACCGCTACTTCCGGGTGTTCCGCAACCACACGATGGGGTTCATCGACGTGAAGCAGAACCTCGAGGACCTCACGGAGCTGGTCGAGATCGGCGAGGATGACGTCTTCATCCTCCACCCCGGCGAGTTCGTGCTCGGAAGCACCAGCGAGCGTGTGGCCCTACCGAACGACCTGGTGGCGAGGCTGGAGGGCAAGTCGTCGCTCGGTCGCCTGGGCCTGCTCATCCACTCCACCGCCGGCTTCGTCGACGCCGGCTGGGACGGCCAGCTCACCCTGGAGCTGTCCAACGTGGCCAACCTGCCCATCACCCTCTACCCGGGCATGAAGATCGGCCAGATCTCCTTCATCCGCATGACCACCGAAGCGGAGAACCCGTACGGCTCGCCGGCCGTGGGCTCGAAGTACCAGGGCCAGAAGGGCCCCCGCCCGAGCCGCTACTGGGAGAACTTCGGCTGA
- a CDS encoding response regulator, giving the protein MLRRSKTDEAAHGPTRVLVVDDDPDACELVARIIESAGWGAARAHSAEEAMSALVGGQPPFTALVLDFVGAGTETALGVLEEVRRRPEVADVAVVVVAASRYDRDRVWQAGADGLLVRPFHADDLVNELYAVFTRTPDERAAFRAEQLATG; this is encoded by the coding sequence GTGCTGCGGCGATCGAAGACTGACGAGGCCGCGCACGGCCCCACCCGGGTGCTGGTCGTCGACGACGATCCCGATGCCTGCGAGCTCGTGGCCCGCATCATCGAGTCGGCCGGCTGGGGTGCGGCCCGGGCCCACTCCGCCGAAGAGGCGATGAGCGCGCTGGTGGGTGGGCAACCCCCGTTCACGGCGCTGGTGCTGGACTTCGTCGGCGCCGGCACCGAAACCGCTCTCGGGGTGCTCGAGGAGGTGCGTCGGCGACCCGAGGTCGCCGACGTGGCCGTGGTGGTGGTCGCCGCGTCCCGCTACGACCGGGACCGGGTCTGGCAGGCGGGGGCGGATGGGCTGCTGGTGCGCCCCTTCCACGCGGACGACCTGGTGAACGAGCTGTACGCGGTGTTCACCCGCACCCCTGACGAGCGGGCCGCGTTCCGCGCCGAGCAGCTCGCCACCGGCTGA
- a CDS encoding heterodisulfide reductase-related iron-sulfur binding cluster, with amino-acid sequence MSASTSERDVPAGTSSTRVKASNAVVAIGILIGVFTVLSGVASAVFNQHDDSPITREVFGGIPSVLKVAFYIVVPVLLVYGAVLFSFRTRNWERGKPDNRATTPKNVKRRLADFRAGVYMQTLLRDPAAGIMHSLIYFSFLVLLAVTMILEINHQLPEGLKFLHGQVYQAYSFVGDAAGVTLTIGVVWAIVRRYVQRPYRIRIKSKPEHAVILGVLLALPVTGFLAEGYRIAAEGSPEFEKWSFVGYPIAQLVDGTSHLAGWHQTWWIVHVVVFLAFLAILPVTMLRHMFTSPLNMYLRDRDRPKGAMKPMPNLMETELETFGASTIEDFTWKQLLDTDACTMCGRCTSVCPAHATGKPLDPREIVLKTGEVMAATGSPAVSPPIGVDPEITVSADSVFERITPEEIWACTSCKACDENCPVNIEILDKILDMRRYLSLMESNFPTELGNAYRSMENSGNPWGMSQGERADWTAKLDGIQIVDGSSPLEAEYLYWVGCAGSFDDKNKKVTQAMAQLMKRADIDFAILGPAEMCTGDPARRSGNEYIFQMLAMQNIETLNGMGVRKIVTQCPHCFNTLANEYPQLGGTYEVVHHSQFLEWLIESGKLDLTDARLDERIVYHDSCYLGRHNDVYLAPRKVIGSLGGVEVVEASRNGTKGMCCGAGGARMWMEEHVGKQVNVERSQELIRTGAGRIATACPFCYIMIDDGVKGEGLDDDQVKVADIAMHVLEAIEKRDRGSEQVGAAAIED; translated from the coding sequence ATGAGCGCCTCTACCAGCGAACGCGACGTCCCAGCGGGCACCTCCTCCACGCGCGTCAAGGCGTCCAACGCCGTCGTCGCGATCGGGATCCTGATCGGTGTGTTCACCGTCCTGTCCGGCGTGGCGTCTGCGGTGTTCAACCAGCACGACGACTCCCCGATCACCCGGGAGGTGTTCGGGGGGATCCCGAGCGTGCTCAAGGTGGCCTTCTACATCGTGGTGCCGGTCCTGCTCGTCTACGGCGCGGTGCTCTTCTCGTTCCGCACCCGCAACTGGGAGCGGGGCAAGCCCGACAACCGGGCGACGACCCCGAAGAACGTCAAGCGCCGCCTCGCCGACTTCCGTGCCGGGGTCTACATGCAGACCCTGCTGCGGGACCCGGCGGCGGGCATCATGCACTCGCTCATCTACTTCAGCTTCCTGGTGCTGCTGGCGGTCACGATGATCCTCGAGATCAACCACCAGCTCCCCGAGGGGCTCAAGTTCCTGCACGGGCAGGTGTACCAGGCGTACTCCTTCGTCGGCGACGCGGCCGGGGTCACCCTGACCATCGGTGTGGTGTGGGCCATCGTGCGCCGCTACGTGCAGCGGCCGTACCGCATCCGCATCAAGTCCAAGCCCGAGCACGCGGTGATCCTCGGCGTGCTGCTCGCCCTGCCCGTCACGGGCTTCCTGGCAGAGGGGTACCGGATCGCCGCGGAAGGCTCGCCCGAGTTCGAGAAGTGGTCCTTCGTCGGGTACCCGATCGCGCAGCTCGTCGACGGGACCTCACACCTCGCCGGATGGCACCAGACCTGGTGGATCGTGCACGTGGTCGTGTTCCTGGCGTTCCTCGCCATCCTGCCGGTCACCATGCTGCGTCACATGTTCACCTCGCCGCTGAACATGTACCTGCGTGACCGGGACCGGCCGAAGGGCGCCATGAAGCCCATGCCGAACCTGATGGAAACCGAGCTCGAGACCTTCGGCGCCTCCACCATCGAGGATTTCACCTGGAAGCAGCTGCTCGACACCGACGCCTGCACGATGTGCGGTCGCTGCACGTCGGTGTGCCCGGCGCACGCGACGGGCAAGCCGCTCGACCCCCGTGAGATCGTGCTCAAGACCGGTGAGGTGATGGCAGCCACGGGCTCGCCGGCGGTCTCGCCGCCCATCGGTGTCGATCCGGAGATCACGGTGTCGGCCGACTCGGTGTTTGAGCGCATCACCCCCGAGGAGATCTGGGCCTGCACCTCATGCAAGGCCTGCGACGAGAACTGCCCGGTGAACATCGAGATCCTCGACAAGATCCTCGACATGCGGCGCTACCTGTCGCTGATGGAGTCGAACTTCCCCACCGAGCTCGGCAACGCCTACCGCTCGATGGAGAACAGCGGCAACCCCTGGGGGATGAGCCAAGGGGAGCGGGCTGACTGGACGGCGAAGCTCGACGGCATCCAGATCGTCGACGGGTCCAGCCCGCTGGAGGCCGAGTACCTCTACTGGGTGGGTTGTGCCGGCTCCTTCGACGACAAGAACAAGAAGGTCACCCAGGCCATGGCCCAGCTCATGAAACGGGCCGACATCGACTTCGCCATCCTCGGGCCGGCCGAGATGTGCACCGGTGACCCTGCCCGCCGTTCGGGCAACGAGTACATCTTCCAGATGCTGGCCATGCAGAACATCGAGACGCTCAACGGCATGGGCGTGCGCAAGATCGTCACCCAGTGCCCGCACTGCTTCAACACCCTGGCCAACGAGTACCCCCAGCTCGGCGGCACCTACGAGGTGGTGCACCACAGCCAGTTCCTGGAGTGGCTCATCGAGAGCGGCAAGCTGGATCTCACCGACGCCCGCCTTGACGAGCGCATCGTGTACCACGACTCGTGCTACCTCGGCCGGCACAACGACGTGTACCTCGCGCCCCGCAAGGTCATCGGCTCCCTCGGCGGGGTGGAGGTGGTCGAGGCGAGCCGCAACGGCACCAAGGGCATGTGCTGCGGTGCCGGCGGGGCACGCATGTGGATGGAGGAGCACGTCGGCAAGCAGGTCAACGTGGAACGCTCGCAGGAGCTGATCCGCACCGGCGCCGGCCGCATCGCCACTGCCTGCCCGTTCTGCTACATCATGATCGACGACGGGGTGAAGGGTGAGGGCCTCGACGACGATCAAGTGAAGGTGGCCGACATCGCCATGCACGTGCTCGAAGCGATCGAGAAGCGCGACCGGGGGAGCGAGCAGGTCGGTGCTGCGGCGATCGAAGACTGA
- a CDS encoding cyclic nucleotide-binding domain-containing protein: MARSSYLDHLAQIRLFSSFSRRDLQKIAKASDEVEVEAGRVLVEEGTTGRESFVIIDGHATVKRNGRKVATLGPGDHFGELALLDGGPRTATVVADTPMTLLVLGQREFNGVLDELPGLAHKLMASMAQTIRALDQQAYG; the protein is encoded by the coding sequence ATGGCACGCTCGTCGTACCTCGACCACCTGGCCCAGATCCGGCTGTTCTCCTCGTTCTCCAGGCGGGACCTGCAGAAGATCGCCAAGGCCTCCGACGAGGTGGAGGTGGAGGCCGGGCGGGTGCTCGTCGAGGAGGGCACCACGGGCCGGGAATCGTTCGTCATCATCGACGGCCACGCCACCGTCAAGCGAAACGGCCGGAAGGTAGCGACCCTCGGGCCGGGTGACCACTTCGGTGAACTGGCCCTGCTAGACGGCGGTCCCCGCACCGCGACGGTGGTGGCCGACACCCCGATGACGCTGCTCGTGCTCGGCCAGCGTGAGTTCAACGGCGTGCTCGACGAACTGCCCGGCCTGGCCCACAAGCTGATGGCCTCTATGGCACAGACCATCCGGGCGCTCGACCAGCAAGCCTACGGTTGA
- a CDS encoding helix-turn-helix domain-containing protein translates to MDVVLLRWPLERERRAHLEREGRPRLLLLDDGVAPPAPVDCLEDWVRVPAAAEDLRSRVDALAQRFRAHHRASPTLDGDGVLRCGEQWVLLPPVEARLVGALLERMGAVVSREQLSRVGWPGGSPGRNALDVHVLRSRRRIAPLGLAIRTVRSRGYLLELGPGVTAAGGEDGSTASDPCQETVRNA, encoded by the coding sequence GTGGACGTGGTCCTCCTGCGATGGCCGCTGGAGCGGGAAAGGCGTGCTCACCTCGAGCGAGAGGGCCGGCCGCGACTGCTGCTGCTCGACGACGGGGTGGCTCCCCCGGCACCCGTCGATTGCCTGGAGGACTGGGTTCGGGTGCCTGCGGCGGCGGAGGACTTGCGCTCGAGGGTCGATGCCCTCGCCCAGCGCTTCCGGGCACATCACCGCGCCTCGCCGACGCTCGATGGCGATGGAGTCCTGCGTTGTGGCGAGCAGTGGGTGCTACTGCCTCCGGTCGAAGCCAGGCTGGTGGGCGCGCTGCTCGAGCGCATGGGCGCCGTCGTGAGCCGCGAACAGCTGTCGAGGGTGGGCTGGCCTGGTGGCTCGCCCGGGCGCAACGCGCTCGATGTACACGTGCTGCGCTCGCGGCGGCGCATCGCCCCGCTCGGCCTGGCGATCCGCACCGTGCGCTCCCGCGGCTACCTGCTGGAGCTCGGCCCCGGCGTAACGGCAGCCGGCGGCGAGGACGGATCGACGGCGTCAGATCCGTGTCAGGAAACCGTGCGGAACGCGTAA
- a CDS encoding ammonium transporter produces the protein MRRRLLAAAAVIATVLAISAAPALAQEGNEVVAEPLTADAVQVALDNIWVLIAAVLVIFMQAGFALVEAGLTRAKSVANIMMKNLMDFCVGVLAFAAVGFAIAFGTGNDLFGTSGWFLDSAEFTKNYLAESTLSLPTFFIFQVAFAATAATIVSGAMAERTKFKSYFVYSFLITALVYPVVVHWTWGGGWLANLDTPYIDFAGSSIVHMVGGIAALVGAAYLGPRIGKYGPDGKPRAIPGHSIPFAIIGVFILFIGWFGFNPGSQLAADGVVPAVAVTTLIAGAAGGVAAMAAIWLKTGKPDVAMTGNGVLAGLVGITAGTAHVNNWGAVAIGAIAGGIVVAAVLFFDRVRIDDPVGAVSVHGVCGAFGALAVGLFATTDGSPLGADSVDGLFYGGGASQLATQAIGVVAIAAFVAVTMVIVFGGIKLVLGLRVPEEEELAGLDVAEHGAPGYGPDVLGGSGIGDFSLVGVPVPAGK, from the coding sequence ATGCGAAGAAGGCTGCTCGCCGCTGCGGCGGTGATCGCGACCGTGCTAGCGATCAGCGCTGCGCCGGCACTCGCGCAGGAGGGCAACGAGGTGGTCGCGGAGCCGCTCACCGCCGATGCCGTCCAGGTCGCGCTCGACAACATCTGGGTGCTCATCGCCGCGGTGTTGGTGATCTTCATGCAGGCGGGCTTCGCGCTCGTCGAAGCCGGCCTCACTCGGGCCAAGAGCGTCGCCAACATCATGATGAAGAACCTGATGGACTTCTGCGTCGGCGTGCTGGCCTTCGCCGCGGTCGGGTTCGCGATCGCGTTCGGCACGGGCAACGATCTGTTCGGCACGTCGGGCTGGTTCCTCGATTCAGCGGAGTTCACCAAGAACTACCTGGCCGAATCGACGCTGAGCCTGCCGACGTTCTTCATCTTCCAGGTGGCGTTCGCCGCCACGGCGGCCACCATCGTGTCGGGGGCGATGGCCGAGCGGACCAAGTTCAAGAGCTACTTCGTGTACAGCTTTCTGATCACCGCCCTGGTGTACCCGGTGGTCGTGCACTGGACCTGGGGCGGTGGCTGGCTGGCGAACCTCGACACCCCCTACATCGACTTCGCCGGCTCCAGCATCGTCCACATGGTCGGGGGCATCGCGGCGCTCGTCGGTGCCGCCTACCTGGGTCCACGCATCGGGAAGTACGGCCCGGACGGCAAGCCACGGGCCATCCCCGGGCACTCCATCCCCTTCGCCATCATCGGGGTGTTCATCCTGTTCATCGGCTGGTTCGGGTTCAACCCCGGGTCGCAGCTCGCGGCTGACGGCGTCGTGCCCGCGGTGGCGGTCACCACGCTGATCGCCGGTGCCGCCGGCGGGGTGGCGGCGATGGCCGCCATCTGGCTGAAGACCGGCAAGCCCGACGTGGCCATGACGGGCAACGGGGTGCTTGCCGGACTGGTCGGCATCACCGCCGGCACCGCGCACGTCAACAATTGGGGCGCGGTGGCCATCGGAGCGATCGCCGGTGGCATTGTGGTCGCGGCGGTGCTGTTCTTCGACAGGGTCCGTATCGACGACCCGGTGGGGGCGGTGTCGGTGCACGGGGTTTGCGGAGCGTTCGGAGCCCTGGCGGTCGGGCTCTTCGCCACCACCGACGGCTCCCCACTCGGCGCCGACTCGGTCGACGGCCTCTTCTACGGAGGTGGGGCCAGCCAGCTCGCCACCCAAGCCATCGGCGTGGTGGCGATCGCGGCGTTCGTGGCGGTGACGATGGTCATCGTGTTCGGTGGGATCAAGCTGGTCCTCGGGCTGCGGGTCCCCGAGGAGGAGGAGCTCGCGGGCCTCGACGTCGCCGAGCACGGTGCGCCCGGCTACGGCCCGGACGTGCTCGGTGGCTCAGGGATCGGCGACTTCTCGCTGGTCGGTGTGCCCGTCCCGGCAGGAAAGTAG
- a CDS encoding P-II family nitrogen regulator, protein MQHLVTAIIRPHALDEVKDALRNIGVVGITVSEVRGVGRQGGHTETYRGAEYTIDLLPKVKLELVVPTEEADKVAEVIQQAARTGKIGDGKIWITPVDRVIRIRTGELGDEAL, encoded by the coding sequence ATGCAACATCTCGTGACGGCCATCATCCGTCCCCATGCCCTCGACGAGGTCAAGGACGCGCTCAGGAACATCGGCGTCGTCGGGATCACGGTGAGCGAGGTCAGAGGCGTCGGCCGCCAGGGCGGCCACACCGAGACCTACCGCGGAGCCGAGTACACGATCGACCTGTTGCCCAAGGTGAAGTTGGAGCTGGTGGTACCCACCGAGGAGGCCGACAAGGTCGCCGAGGTGATCCAGCAGGCGGCGCGCACCGGCAAGATCGGCGACGGGAAGATCTGGATCACCCCGGTCGATCGGGTGATCCGCATCCGCACTGGTGAGCTGGGCGACGAGGCGCTCTGA
- a CDS encoding phosphoglyceromutase: MTHTLVLLRHGESEWNKANLFTGWFDADLSERGREEAVQAGQDLAGAGLEPEVVHTSVQTRAIRTANLALDQLGRLWIPVRRSWRLNERHYGALQGLDKRETTERYGAEQVKIWRRSYDVPPPPLDWDDERHARFDPRYRDLPPDVLPASECLRDVVARMLPWWYDAIVPDLRTGATVLVVAHGNSLRALIKHLDGISDSDIAELNLPTGKPLLYELDEALRPTRDVPVLERVVGDVEAAKAAAEAVARQAG; encoded by the coding sequence ATGACGCACACGCTGGTGCTGCTCCGCCACGGCGAGAGCGAGTGGAACAAGGCCAACCTGTTCACCGGGTGGTTCGACGCCGACCTCTCCGAGAGGGGTCGGGAGGAGGCGGTACAGGCCGGGCAGGACCTGGCCGGAGCAGGGCTCGAGCCCGAAGTGGTGCACACCTCCGTGCAGACCCGGGCCATCCGCACCGCCAACCTGGCCCTCGACCAACTGGGCCGGCTGTGGATCCCGGTGCGGCGCTCATGGCGGCTCAACGAGCGGCACTACGGCGCTCTCCAGGGGCTGGACAAGCGAGAGACCACCGAGCGCTACGGCGCGGAGCAAGTGAAGATCTGGCGCCGGAGCTACGACGTGCCCCCGCCCCCGCTCGACTGGGACGACGAGCGCCACGCCCGCTTCGACCCCCGCTACCGGGACCTCCCCCCGGATGTGCTCCCCGCATCCGAGTGCCTGAGAGACGTCGTCGCCCGCATGCTGCCGTGGTGGTACGACGCGATCGTGCCCGATCTGCGAACGGGGGCGACCGTGCTGGTGGTGGCCCACGGCAACAGCCTGCGAGCGCTCATCAAGCACCTCGACGGCATCAGCGACTCCGACATCGCCGAGCTCAACCTCCCCACGGGCAAGCCACTGCTCTACGAGCTCGACGAGGCGCTGCGACCCACCCGTGACGTGCCCGTGCTGGAGCGGGTGGTGGGCGATGTGGAGGCAGCCAAGGCGGCGGCCGAGGCGGTGGCGCGCCAGGCCGGCTGA
- the dnaK gene encoding molecular chaperone DnaK, giving the protein MPKAVGIDLGTTNSVVSVLEGGDPVVIPNAEGSRTTPSVVAFARNGEVLVGEVAKRQAITNPDRTIRSVKRHMGTNWTIDIDGKAYTPQEISARVLMKLKRDAEAYLGDTVNQAVITVPAYFDDAQRTATKEAGQIAGLEVLRIINEPTAAALAYGLDKEHDQTILVFDLGGGTFDVSVLEIGDGVFEVKSTHGDTQLGGDDWDERIIDWLVETFKGAHGVDLSKDNMAMQRLKEAAEKAKIELSQVQQTQINLPFITATAEGPLHLDEQLTRAKFQELTADLLERCKGPFEQAIADAGLSKGDIDHVVLVGGSTRMPAVVDLVKEMTGREPHKGVNPDEVVAVGAAIQAGVLKGEVKDVLLLDVTPLSLGIETKGGVMTRLIERNTTIPTRRTEVFTTAEDNQPSVEIHVLQGEREMAQFNKTLGKFQLVDLPPAPRGVPQIEVTFDIDANGIVHVSAKDRATGKEQSMTITGQSSLSKEQIEQMVRDAEAHAEEDRRRKEEAEVRNTADTLVYQTDKLLKEQGDKISAEERKDVEDRLSELRAALGGSDVEAIRTATERLMNASQEFTQKLYQQAAASEQQYASAGGGASAPSDDEVVDAEIVDDEGQ; this is encoded by the coding sequence ATGCCCAAGGCTGTCGGAATCGACCTCGGAACGACCAACTCGGTGGTCTCGGTCCTCGAGGGGGGTGACCCCGTCGTCATCCCCAACGCGGAAGGGTCCCGCACCACCCCGTCGGTCGTGGCCTTCGCCCGCAACGGCGAGGTCCTGGTGGGCGAGGTGGCCAAGCGCCAGGCCATCACCAACCCCGACCGCACCATCCGCTCCGTCAAGCGCCACATGGGCACCAACTGGACGATCGACATCGACGGCAAGGCGTACACGCCCCAGGAGATCTCCGCCCGGGTGCTCATGAAGCTCAAGCGCGACGCCGAGGCCTACCTCGGTGACACGGTCAACCAGGCCGTCATCACCGTGCCCGCCTACTTCGACGACGCCCAGCGCACGGCCACCAAGGAGGCTGGTCAGATCGCCGGGCTGGAGGTCCTTCGCATCATCAACGAGCCCACGGCCGCCGCGCTGGCTTACGGGCTCGACAAGGAGCACGACCAGACCATCCTGGTGTTCGACCTCGGCGGTGGCACCTTCGACGTGTCGGTGCTCGAGATCGGTGATGGCGTGTTCGAGGTGAAGAGCACCCACGGTGACACCCAGCTCGGCGGCGACGACTGGGACGAGCGGATCATCGACTGGCTGGTCGAGACGTTCAAGGGTGCTCACGGGGTCGACCTGTCGAAGGACAACATGGCCATGCAGCGGCTGAAGGAGGCCGCCGAGAAGGCCAAGATCGAGCTGTCCCAGGTGCAGCAGACCCAGATCAACCTGCCGTTCATCACCGCCACCGCGGAAGGTCCCCTGCACCTCGACGAGCAGCTCACCCGGGCCAAGTTCCAGGAGCTCACCGCGGATCTGCTCGAACGGTGCAAGGGCCCCTTCGAGCAGGCCATCGCCGATGCCGGCCTCAGCAAGGGGGACATCGACCACGTGGTGCTGGTCGGGGGCTCGACCCGCATGCCGGCGGTCGTGGACCTCGTGAAGGAGATGACTGGCCGTGAGCCACACAAGGGGGTGAACCCCGACGAGGTGGTCGCGGTCGGTGCCGCCATCCAGGCTGGTGTGCTGAAGGGCGAGGTCAAGGACGTCCTGCTCCTCGACGTCACCCCACTGTCGCTCGGCATCGAGACCAAGGGCGGGGTCATGACCCGGCTCATCGAGCGCAACACCACCATCCCCACCCGCCGCACGGAGGTCTTCACCACCGCGGAGGACAACCAGCCGTCGGTGGAGATCCACGTGCTGCAGGGTGAGCGGGAGATGGCGCAGTTCAACAAGACACTCGGCAAGTTCCAGCTCGTCGACCTACCACCCGCGCCGAGGGGCGTGCCGCAGATCGAGGTCACCTTCGACATCGACGCGAACGGCATCGTCCACGTGTCCGCCAAGGATCGGGCCACCGGCAAGGAGCAGTCGATGACCATCACCGGCCAATCGTCGCTCTCGAAGGAGCAGATCGAGCAGATGGTGCGCGACGCGGAGGCCCACGCGGAGGAGGACCGCCGCCGCAAGGAGGAGGCCGAGGTTCGCAACACGGCCGACACCCTCGTGTACCAGACCGACAAGCTCCTCAAGGAGCAGGGCGACAAGATCTCCGCCGAGGAACGCAAGGACGTGGAGGATCGGCTCAGCGAGCTGCGCGCGGCGCTCGGTGGTTCGGACGTGGAGGCCATCCGCACCGCCACCGAGCGGCTGATGAACGCCAGCCAGGAGTTCACGCAGAAGCTGTACCAGCAGGCCGCGGCGAGCGAGCAGCAGTACGCGTCGGCTGGTGGAGGGGCTTCGGCGCCGTCCGACGACGAGGTCGTCGACGCCGAGATCGTCGACGACGAGGGCCAGTGA
- a CDS encoding nucleotide exchange factor GrpE produces MEPAAGAPEGPLGPAEAATDDELLEAAAVAEGEPAAAAAPSEEAEAPAAVSGAPSEGEEEAAFVDGTVGRSDLAAERDEYLEALQRVKAEFDNFKRRTSKERVELIDRANAQLVDKLLPVLDACEAALGHGAESVEPIYKSLLDTLEKEGLERMEPVDRPFDPNLHEAVLHEQGDGGEPVVVESMRTGYLWKGQVLRPAMVKVRD; encoded by the coding sequence ATGGAGCCGGCTGCCGGCGCGCCCGAGGGCCCGCTCGGCCCGGCCGAGGCCGCGACTGACGATGAGCTGCTCGAAGCGGCGGCGGTGGCGGAAGGTGAGCCGGCCGCCGCAGCCGCCCCGAGCGAGGAAGCCGAGGCCCCCGCAGCGGTGAGCGGCGCACCATCGGAGGGGGAGGAGGAGGCAGCTTTCGTCGATGGAACGGTCGGCCGGTCGGACCTCGCTGCCGAGCGCGACGAGTACCTCGAGGCCCTACAGCGGGTGAAGGCCGAGTTCGACAACTTCAAGCGGCGCACGTCGAAGGAGCGGGTGGAGCTGATCGATCGAGCCAACGCGCAGCTCGTCGACAAGCTCCTCCCGGTCCTCGACGCGTGCGAGGCCGCGCTGGGCCACGGCGCGGAGAGCGTCGAGCCCATCTACAAGTCGTTGCTCGACACCTTGGAGAAGGAGGGGCTCGAGCGCATGGAGCCGGTCGATCGCCCGTTCGATCCGAACTTGCATGAGGCCGTGTTGCACGAGCAAGGCGATGGCGGCGAGCCGGTGGTCGTGGAGTCGATGCGCACCGGTTACCTCTGGAAGGGTCAGGTGCTCCGCCCGGCGATGGTGAAGGTCAGGGACTGA